ATAACCCAAAGTAACCACTGTTGTAAGAGCAACGCATCAGGTGTAATAACTGGATAGGATGAGCTTTCTAGCCGTTGTAAGTCTAGTAGATCGTTAATTAATTCTAGTTCGCGATCGCACTCGCTTTCCATTAACTTTAGACAGCGTTTAGCTTCCTCAGTATTATTAGATAGTTGTATCATTTGAATCATCATCTTGATATTACTCAGAGGCGATCGCAGTTCATGAGAAACTAAATTCAAAAAGTCATTTTTGAGTTGATTTATCTCTTCCCATTGCTCCACAAGTTGTTCTTGCTCAATTTGCTTTTGATGCGCCTCAATCGCTCTTTTGCGCTCAGTAATATCTCGAAACACTAACACAGCCCCTGTAATATTATCTTTGTCATCTTTAATCGGTGCAGCGCTGTCATCAATTGGTATTTCTGCACCATCTTTATTAATCAGAATTGTTTCTGCGGGGAGATGAACGATAGTACCATCTTGAAGAACTTTTATAATCGGACTTTCAATAGGGTTATGAGTTTTGCCATTAGCAATATTAAATACTTCTGATGAATTTCTACCATAAGCTTCTTCCTGTTTCCATCCAGTCAGATTTTCCGCAACTGGATTCATAAAAGTGATTACATCTTGTAAATCGCTAGCAATCACACCATCGCTGATACTTTTTAAAAGTGCATCCAGCCATTTTTTATTAACTTTTAATTGCCTTTCAAAACCATGCTTAATCAAAGTTATTTCAATATTTGTTTGTAACTCTTTTTCTTTAAAAGGTTTTAATAGGTAGCCAAATGGCTCAGTTATCTTAGCTCGTTCTAATGTCTTATCATCTGCATAAGCAGTCAAATAAATTACTGGAATATCCAAACGCTTATAGATTTCTTCAGCAGCTTCTATGCCGTCCATTGAGCCTTTAAGCTTGATATCCATCAGTACTAAATCTGGAGATATTTCTATTGCTATATTAATTGCTTCTTCTCCTGAAGAAGCGATAGCAGGCACTGTGTAACCAAATTTCTTCAGCCGATATTGTAAGTCTTTAGCAACAATAGCTTCATCTTCCACAACTAAAATTTTTGCGTTTGTCATCTTTTATTGATTGTCTATTTATGGTAAAGGAAATGTCACCTGACACTCTACTCCAGTAGAACCTGTAATATTGATGTTTCCTGCTAACTGATGGGTTAAAGCATCTACTAACTCCCATCCTAATGATGCATTTTTTTGAAAATCAAAGTTTGGTGGTAAGCCAATCCCGTTATCACTAACTATCAGAATTAAATTATTATTAATTGTTTTCTTTATTTCAATATTAATTGCACCATTCCTATCTTTGGGAAATGCATATTTTAAAGAATTAGATACAAGCTCATGGATAATTA
This portion of the Nostoc sp. GT001 genome encodes:
- a CDS encoding response regulator — its product is MTNAKILVVEDEAIVAKDLQYRLKKFGYTVPAIASSGEEAINIAIEISPDLVLMDIKLKGSMDGIEAAEEIYKRLDIPVIYLTAYADDKTLERAKITEPFGYLLKPFKEKELQTNIEITLIKHGFERQLKVNKKWLDALLKSISDGVIASDLQDVITFMNPVAENLTGWKQEEAYGRNSSEVFNIANGKTHNPIESPIIKVLQDGTIVHLPAETILINKDGAEIPIDDSAAPIKDDKDNITGAVLVFRDITERKRAIEAHQKQIEQEQLVEQWEEINQLKNDFLNLVSHELRSPLSNIKMMIQMIQLSNNTEEAKRCLKLMESECDRELELINDLLDLQRLESSSYPVITPDALLLQQWLLWVIEPFQIRVQQHQQTLQPNLPANLPPLLSDGISLERIIVELLNNACKYTPAGGEIVLSVSHNSSEAPAKTIITVSNSVEIAVTELPRIFDKFYRLPNADIWNQGGSGLGLSIVQKLVEQLQGNIKVESGNGWTTFTLTLTDL